Proteins encoded in a region of the Planococcus shixiaomingii genome:
- a CDS encoding S9 family peptidase — MSPKTTSPYGSWKSPITAELITQDTVTLESVAFYGEDIYWIEELPAEAGRNTVMKKSKDGNVTELTPAPFNVRSRVHEYGGAPFLAHQSQLFFSNFEDNLLYLRQENGSIHPITSDSNHRYADASIDASHGRLYWVREDHTESAIFAETTIVAMDLDGNNEIVIVSGNEFYSNPRISPDAKQLAYLTWNHPNMPWDETELWTADLNDDGSVSNAKRVAGGTNESIIQPVWSPDGVLYFLSDRSNWWNIMRLNNGEVEEVCPMEAEFGSPSWIFGKSDYDFIDETTIIASYVQNGRQHLAKIDVQNGTVSPVETGFSLFYSIHSNGQKITFIAASPTQFPRVVRVDLDGKQVEEIRLSSSLTLDENYLSLPEPIEFPTEGGKTAHAIYYRPKNADYMAPADEKPPLLVHVHGGPTSASPAILDLAFTQYWTSRGFAVVDVNYGGSTGYGREYRERLRGNWGIVDVQDCANAVRYLVEQGEVDSNRVAIAGGSAGGYTTLASLAFTDVYKAGASYFGLSELEVFATETHKFESRYMDSMLGPYPEAKQVYYDRSPINFTDQLSCPVIFFQGLDDKIVPPNQAELMVEALKEKGLPVAYLAFEGEGHGFRMDQNIKRSIEGELYFYSKVFGFTPSDDIEPVPIDNL; from the coding sequence ATGAGTCCAAAAACAACATCGCCCTACGGTAGCTGGAAATCCCCTATTACTGCCGAGTTGATCACCCAGGACACGGTAACCCTTGAGAGCGTTGCTTTTTACGGAGAAGATATTTACTGGATAGAAGAACTTCCTGCTGAAGCAGGACGCAACACCGTGATGAAAAAATCCAAAGACGGGAACGTTACCGAACTTACTCCTGCACCTTTTAATGTTCGGTCTCGCGTCCATGAGTACGGCGGAGCTCCATTTTTAGCCCATCAATCCCAACTCTTTTTCTCCAATTTCGAGGACAATTTGCTTTACCTGCGGCAGGAAAACGGCTCGATTCACCCCATTACATCCGACTCTAATCACCGCTACGCCGATGCTTCAATTGATGCTTCGCACGGCCGTCTTTACTGGGTCCGTGAAGACCATACCGAATCGGCGATTTTTGCTGAAACGACGATTGTTGCTATGGATTTGGACGGCAACAACGAAATCGTTATTGTATCCGGCAATGAGTTTTACTCTAACCCCCGCATCAGCCCGGATGCAAAGCAACTGGCTTACCTGACTTGGAACCATCCGAACATGCCTTGGGATGAAACGGAACTTTGGACTGCAGATTTAAACGATGATGGGTCTGTTTCCAATGCCAAAAGAGTAGCAGGCGGTACTAATGAATCCATTATCCAGCCGGTCTGGTCACCGGACGGGGTGCTGTATTTTTTGTCCGACCGGTCGAATTGGTGGAACATCATGCGCTTGAACAACGGAGAAGTTGAAGAGGTCTGCCCTATGGAAGCCGAGTTCGGCTCACCCAGCTGGATTTTCGGGAAATCCGATTATGACTTTATCGATGAAACGACAATCATTGCTTCCTACGTGCAAAACGGAAGGCAGCATTTGGCAAAAATCGACGTGCAAAATGGTACGGTTTCTCCAGTTGAAACTGGCTTTAGCTTGTTTTATTCAATCCATTCAAATGGCCAAAAAATTACTTTTATCGCTGCGTCGCCAACCCAATTCCCTCGCGTCGTCCGAGTGGATTTGGATGGCAAGCAAGTTGAAGAAATCCGGCTATCCTCCAGCTTAACTTTGGATGAAAATTACTTGTCCTTGCCGGAACCGATTGAATTTCCGACCGAAGGCGGCAAAACAGCGCACGCCATCTATTACCGTCCGAAGAACGCTGACTACATGGCGCCAGCGGATGAGAAACCGCCTTTATTGGTGCACGTCCATGGGGGGCCGACCAGCGCATCCCCAGCTATACTCGACCTTGCGTTTACGCAATACTGGACAAGCCGCGGATTCGCGGTAGTTGATGTGAACTACGGCGGTTCTACTGGCTATGGACGCGAGTACCGGGAACGATTAAGAGGCAATTGGGGAATTGTCGATGTGCAGGATTGTGCGAATGCAGTGCGCTACCTCGTAGAACAAGGCGAAGTTGACAGCAACCGGGTTGCCATAGCTGGAGGCAGCGCCGGCGGCTACACGACGCTGGCTTCCTTGGCCTTCACCGATGTGTATAAAGCCGGAGCAAGTTATTTTGGGTTAAGTGAATTGGAGGTTTTTGCGACAGAAACCCATAAATTTGAGTCGAGATACATGGACAGCATGCTGGGACCTTATCCGGAAGCCAAACAAGTCTATTACGATCGCTCCCCTATCAATTTTACAGATCAGTTGTCTTGCCCGGTCATTTTCTTTCAAGGGCTTGATGACAAAATCGTTCCTCCCAACCAAGCAGAATTGATGGTAGAAGCCTTAAAAGAAAAAGGTTTGCCGGTTGCGTATTTAGCTTTTGAAGGCGAAGGCCACGGCTTCCGGATGGATCAAAATATCAAGCGGTCGATTGAAGGCGAGCTGTACTTCTATAGCAAAGTCTTTGGCTTTACCCCTTCTGATGATATTGAACCGGTGCCGATTGATAATCTTTGA
- a CDS encoding HAD family hydrolase, producing the protein MAIQPKAIFLDMDGTILNHHNKVSMNTKTIIDELRSEGIFVFIATGRSAVELGDMLPEGFAVDGIITANGMSGYIGKEVVFEHSLSRELVDTIIERARKNKVYYELFPYGEPRLVLEEDREYVEAEIRDPQPEGVEINEWISRKKAIKEEIAWKEAITATHFSKFYFFARSREHINNWKIELKQLQKEMDFTMTPSSPHNAEVMVANVNKASGIDQMLEHFGLKGCETLAIGDSDNDVKMFGYVSHAVAMKNAADHIKAIVDDVTEFTCDEDGVYHYLKSNVLAVKVR; encoded by the coding sequence TTGGCAATACAACCGAAAGCTATTTTCTTGGACATGGACGGCACTATTTTGAACCACCACAATAAAGTAAGCATGAATACGAAAACCATCATAGATGAGTTGCGAAGCGAAGGAATCTTTGTTTTTATTGCAACCGGAAGATCCGCAGTGGAATTAGGGGACATGCTGCCTGAGGGCTTTGCAGTGGATGGCATCATCACAGCCAACGGCATGTCGGGCTATATTGGAAAAGAAGTGGTGTTTGAGCATTCGCTGTCGCGTGAACTGGTGGATACCATTATTGAGCGCGCACGGAAAAACAAAGTATATTACGAACTGTTTCCATATGGCGAACCGCGTCTGGTGCTGGAAGAAGACCGGGAATACGTGGAAGCTGAAATCCGGGATCCACAGCCCGAAGGCGTAGAAATCAACGAATGGATTTCACGCAAAAAAGCGATCAAAGAAGAAATTGCGTGGAAAGAAGCGATAACGGCAACGCATTTTTCAAAGTTTTATTTTTTCGCAAGATCGAGAGAACACATCAACAACTGGAAAATAGAGCTCAAGCAGCTGCAAAAAGAGATGGACTTCACGATGACGCCTTCTTCTCCGCACAACGCAGAGGTCATGGTCGCCAACGTCAACAAAGCAAGCGGCATCGACCAGATGCTGGAGCACTTTGGGCTAAAAGGCTGCGAGACGCTGGCTATCGGTGACAGCGACAACGACGTGAAGATGTTCGGGTATGTCAGCCACGCAGTAGCCATGAAAAATGCAGCGGACCATATTAAAGCAATCGTAGACGACGTAACGGAATTCACCTGTGATGAAGACGGCGTTTATCATTATTTGAAATCGAATGTCTTGGCTGTGAAAGTACGATAA
- the glcT gene encoding glucose PTS transporter transcription antiterminator GlcT: MKQILTIEKILNNNVVIALHDTYKEVVMIGNGLGFNRKKGDSISFDKADKTFLLKDEKEKEQYVNLLPHIEENLIGFIHELLLFVEEQMGKELNEHIHVALTDHLAFAISRAKKNMQFSNPFLYEIEALYPREYQVAKGVVKKVEDRMDISFPEGEIGFIALHIHSAVTDKSLRDINRYNLLISKLVALIEESLSLQLKKDDVDYHRLIQHLHRAIDRAHQGQALGEENKLEEVLKKEYPVCYNLAWKLIKVMQNQLNKPVDEAEVLYLTIHLQRLLHKS; the protein is encoded by the coding sequence ATGAAGCAGATATTGACCATAGAAAAAATACTGAATAATAACGTTGTCATTGCTCTTCACGATACCTATAAAGAAGTGGTCATGATTGGCAACGGGCTCGGTTTCAATAGAAAAAAAGGCGATTCAATCTCTTTCGATAAAGCAGATAAAACATTTTTATTGAAAGATGAAAAAGAAAAAGAGCAGTACGTTAACCTGCTCCCTCATATTGAAGAAAACCTGATTGGATTTATTCATGAACTGCTCCTCTTTGTGGAAGAGCAAATGGGCAAAGAATTGAATGAACATATTCATGTGGCATTGACGGACCATCTTGCTTTTGCAATCAGCCGTGCCAAAAAGAATATGCAATTCTCCAATCCGTTTTTGTATGAAATTGAAGCTTTATATCCGAGAGAATACCAAGTGGCAAAAGGCGTCGTAAAAAAAGTGGAAGACCGGATGGACATTTCGTTTCCTGAAGGTGAAATCGGTTTTATCGCACTCCATATCCACAGTGCGGTGACCGACAAGTCCTTGCGCGACATCAACCGGTACAATCTCCTTATCTCAAAGCTTGTGGCCCTTATTGAAGAAAGCTTGTCCCTTCAACTGAAAAAAGATGACGTCGATTACCACCGGCTGATCCAGCATCTTCACCGGGCAATCGACCGCGCTCATCAAGGCCAGGCGCTTGGCGAGGAAAACAAGTTGGAAGAAGTGTTGAAAAAAGAATATCCCGTGTGCTATAATCTTGCGTGGAAACTAATAAAAGTTATGCAGAACCAATTGAATAAGCCGGTTGATGAAGCTGAAGTGCTGTATTTAACGATTCATCTTCAACGCCTGCTGCATAAATCCTAA